tcacTACTTGCTATTGATCTgctaagaatttttatttcttcctggtaTAGTCTAGGAcagttgtatatttccaggattTTATCCATCTCCACTAGATCTTCTAGTTTGTGTGCaaaaaggtgttcatagtagccttaaatgatcttttgtatttctgtggtatcagttataatatgtcccatttcatttctaattgagcttatgtggatcttctctcttctttccttggtgagttttgctaatggtctatcaattttgttttgtttcatttatcttttggggctttttttgattgttagtttgttttaatttcatttagttctgctttgatctttgttatttcttttcttctgctgggtttgggttttgttcttgtttctttgtttacttcAGGTGTGACctttagattgtctgtttatgCTCTCTCCGACTTTTTGATGGAAGCATTTAATGCCATGAATGTTCATCTTACCATCGCTTTTGCTGTGTCCtagaagtgtttttgtttgtgtttttgtttgtttatttgagacagagtcttgctctgttgcccggactggagagccatggtgcaatctcggctcactgcaacctctgcctcacaggttcaagcagttctcctgcctcagcctcccaagtagctgggattacaggtgtgtgccaccacacccagctaatttttgtatttgtagtagaggtggggtttcatcatgttggccaggctgatgtcaaactcccAAGTgatcctcaggtgatccgcccacctggcctcccaaagtgctggtatcgcaggcatgagccaccgcgcccagccctagaGGTTTGGATatgttgtgtcactattattgttcaattgaaagaatttttaaatttccctcttgatttcattattgacccaaagatcattcaggagcagttatttaatttccatgtatttgtgtggttttgagggTTTGGGAGGTCATTTCCCactttattccactgtggtctggaAAAAtacttgagataatttttattttcttaccttcatggagacttgttttgtgatctatcatatgatctatcttggagaacgTTCCATGTACTGATGAAAAGAGTGTACGCACTTGTTGGGcagaattttctgtaaatatctgtcaagttcatttgttctagggtatagtttaagtctgttgtttctttgttgactttctgtgttGATGAGCTGTCTAGTGCTATCCATAGAGTATTaagtcccctactattactgTGTTGTCATCTAATTTCTCATGTctagtaataattgttttataaatttaggaCATCacatgttaggtgcatatatatttaggattgtgatattttcctattggaGTGATCCTTTTATGAtgatataatgtccctctttgtctgtcttagctgttgttgctttaaagtcagTTGTCTGACATAGGAATAGTTActgctgcttgcttttggtttctatttgcatgaaatatcggATTCTACCCCTTTACCTCAAGTTTATGTGAGTCGTTATGTATTAGGTGAGTCTGTTGAAAACACCAGATACTTGGTTGATATATTCTTCCCCATTCTGCTATTcggtatcttttaagtggagcatttagaccatttatattcaatgttagtattgaaatgtgaggtagtGTTTTATTCATCATGGTAGTTGTggtctttttctttgttctattgtttaataggccctgtgagatttatgctttaaggaggtcctattttggtgtattttagttttaagatttagaacttcttttagcatttcttgtagtactGGCTTGGTAGTGGgtaattctctcagcatttgtttgtctgagaatgACTTTATCTCTACTTCATTTAGGAAACAGTttgctgaatataaaattattggctgttaattattttgttttaggaggctaaagataggacccaaATACCTTGTAGtctgtagagtttctgctgagaaatctgctgctaaTATGACAGGTTTTCCTTTATGGGTTATTTGAtgttttgcctcacagctcttccGTTTGTTTCATATGTCCTGAcgttagataacctgatgaccaCGTGCCTGGGTGATGATCATTTTGCAGtgatttcccaggtgttctttgagtttcttgtcTTTGGACGTCTAGAACTCTAGCGAGGCCAGGGAAGGTTTCGTTGATTATTCcataaaataagttttccaaacttgtagatttctcttcttcctcaggaactctaattatttttaggtttggaCATTTAATCTAATCACAactttcttggaggctttgttcttaaaattctttttttccccttctatgATTGGACTAATTACAAAGCCCTGTTTGTGAGCTCTGAAGTCTAGTTGTTCGATTCTACTGCTGAAACTTACCAGTGCATTTTGTATTTGTCTTAGTGTGCCTTTCATTTCCAGacattgtgtttgttttctctttgtgatcTCTATTTCTCTGgagtatttttttcatctataacctgtactgatttttaaatttctttaagttggttttcacctttctctggtatctccttgaataccttaataatcaaccttctgaattctttatccagcaatttggagattttctCCTTGGTTTGGATCTCTTTCTGGAGTGCTACTGTGGTGTTTTGAGGGAGGTCCAGAACCTTGTGTTTTCTTGTTACCAGAATTAATTTTCTGATTCCTTGTCATTAGTGTAGATTATTTCAGTGGGAAAATCTGGAACTCAACGTTTGCTGATCAGATTCTTTTGCCGCATGGATTGGTCCCTTGATGTGTGCACTGTCCCTTCCCCTAGAGATGCAGCTTCTGGAAATCAGACAGCAGTGATTGCTATTGTTCTTCTGGGTCTCTCCCCTGAGCAGGGCTaccaggctggtgctggggaatgtctgcacAGAGGCCTGTGATGTGATCCGTCCTCAGGTCTCCCAGCTGTGGATGCCAGCACTCCGCCCCGGTGGAGGGACAGGGGACTGAAGTGGGACTCCCTGGGGCCCTCGGCTGTCGACAGGTTTACTGTGGTGACTTCTCGCAGAGGCTGGCTATTCCTAGCAGTGAAGGTCATGGACAGACTCAGACCTCTGGTTATCCAGGATGCTGCAGGAGGTGGAATAGCTCACTTTCTCCTCGAGAGCACCTGGCCGCGAAAGTCGCTGCCGCGTCCGGTTTGAGCCTTCCAGTTTAGGCATTTCAGGCGGCAACGGCCTTAGCCCGTAGTTATGGCAGCCGCCCGGGTTTTTGATCGATGAAGACGCCAGTTATCCGGAATCAGTTCAGGCAATCATGAACAACGCCCCGTCCGCAGGATGTTTGTCGGCGCGCCGGTCCCATTCGCCACCAGCTTCCCGTCAGCGGAGATCGGCATGGAAGTTCAGCACCAGCAAAGATAACCGAATACGTTGTTCAAGCCAGTTTGGTCATCTTGCGCCAGCCGGTCGGAAGGCCGCCGCCCCCAGCCGAAAGCAAAGTCGCCATGCCGGATTTAGCCTGGAGGTCGGAAGTCACCAGCACGGCCTTTGCTTCGTACGCCTGGTTATCTCGCACACCTGGCCCGCGGGAGGAGGACTTTGAACGCCCTTCCGTTCAGGGCGGTTGAGGTTGAGAGCGAAGCGGCATCTATATTCGCCTGTTTTGCGCGTTGACGCCAGCCGCTGGCACGGTCTGGCGAGATCGGCAGTTCTTATTGGGGAATCAAAACAGTAAACCGAGGCGAGCGCGAAGTTCACCAGCGCCCGCCCCAAAACGGGAACAGCCGATACCTTCAGCCCGTCACAAACCGCAGAAGCCCCTGGTTTGGTTTGTTTAACCCTTCACGGCGAGTCCCGCTGAGCCGCCCAGATTCTGGCTGGCGTTCACAGGCGATGCCCGTACCCGGCCTGCGCTTTATGCTTCAAAACCGCCGTAGTCATGAGCGCCCGCCAGTCCGCACCGACGCCACAGCCTGTTTCAGGGTGGTGGTTTTTAGATCTGTAGTTCGCTTATTTTGACCTTGGGCTCCAGGCAGCCTGAGCCTCCTCGCTGTCCCCTACTCCTCGGGTGGGCTTTTCCCCATCTCAtggacagcccaagggctgaggagtgcagacGCCGCTGGGGACTGGGCTGGgagcccctgcccagccctggtgCGGGATTCACGAAGCCAACTGAGCTCCTGAACCAGATCGACTTGGAGAACTTGTATATCTAGCCtgaggattgtatgtgcaccaatcagcaatCTGTGTCTAGCctagggtttgtaaatacaccaactctgtgtctagctcagcttgtaaatacaccaatcagcactctgtgtctagcttccagggtttgtaaatacaccaatcagcacctgtgtctagctcaaggtttgtacaTACACCAGTTGGTACACAGTATCTAGCTaattctgtatctagctaactagctaATCTGTGTTCAGCTCGGGCGCATTGTAAATGCAGCAGTCAGCACGCTTCGTCAAACAGACCTATCAGCGCCTAGGGTACTGTAGACCTCAATCAGCTCTCTGTCAGATGGACCAACTGGGctgatgtgggtggggccagataagggaataaagcAGGCCATGGAGCCAGCAGGCAAATCTGGGTCACCTTCTGGTATGGAAGCCCtgttctttgcaataaatctttgCTGCTGCTCATTCTTGggtctttatgagctgtaacacttaaGATTCCAGCTTCACTCTAGCCaacaagaccacgaacccaccgggaagaaGGAGCAACTCCAGatgcgctgcctttaagagctctTAACACTCACGGcagaggtctgcagcttcactcctgacagtgagacctgacatgaacccaccagaaggaagaagctccagaaaCATCTGAGcgtctgaaggaacaaattcCGGAtgcaccatctttaagaactgtaacactcaccgcaaaggttcgcagcttcattcttgaagtcagtgagaccaagaacccaccaattctggacacacaaCTATTGGTTTTCTCCTTGTGTATTAAATATTGCGCCTTTCCCCTCAAATTGAAAGACCCCTTTCATGGTTCACTGTGATTCCCTAAACACAGGCCCAGGTCTGTGTCTGGATGCTCGTCTCTGTTCTCATGGGTCTGTGTCCTGGAGCTGCACCATCTGTTTGAATTGTGGAACCTTATTTAGCTACTATATTTTAATATCCTGCAGGCAAATAAGCCTGtagagatattttcatttttcatttactttcaacAATTCTTAcacatttgtttttccatatgaGCTTTCAAAAGACTTTGTCCAATTCCTAGACACATGGAATTCAGGTTGCAGTTGCACTAGTTACACACTTCCATAGGGAGGGGCCCACATCACAGCCCCCACAGAGAAGCAGCAAAGGTCCCAGAAGCCAGACTCTCCACCATGGCCAGGAAGTGGCACGCAGCCCCCCTTCCCCAGGTGTGCACCAGCCCCAGCCCTCACAGACACCAGCAGGGGCTCGGCCCAAACCTTCCTGGGCAGAAGAGACAGGGCCTGTGTCCCTGGAAAGTCACCGTCCCTTACTCCACAGCCAGGGACGAAGGACTTCCCTGGATCTGGACAAGGCCCTGTTGGTAGTTATCACACCTGCAGAGAATTCGTGCAGACTTTTGCTTAGTTCAGCAGTCGAGGTGTATGGCTTACTGGGAAAAGTTCATTCTCTTTCAGACAACCTATTAAGTCTTCTATGAAATTGCTTTTCTCAGAAGGGTGATTGGCAAAACTACTGTGTAGATCCGAAGCACTGGATTTCACTTTGAATTATCGCGTAACTGTGgtcttttaagtaaaatataaaaatgctttctCTATGATGCATTTTGGACAAGATTAATAGAAACATAACTATAAGCAGAATGCAAACTTTCTCTCTAAAACCATAATGAAAAACTAAAGTTGTGTAACGATTGCCAAATCAACGTATATACATTGTAGAAAATTAGGGAATAGCAAAGATTCCCAGGTAAAAATCAAAAGTCACCTGACCCACCTGAAGCCCCTGTGACATGTGTGATGTGctgttttataaaattacagtCACCTTGTAGCTCAGTGTAGCCCAGCTACACTGACTGAGGACACAACCCGTCCAAGGCTCTGGTCTAGGGCGGGGCTCGCACACTTCGGGAGGCACTGCTTTACAGAATCCAAGTGGGAAGTGGTCCTTACACCAAAACTCCTTCTGTGTCCCACTGTGCAGTAACCCGGGAGCACTCACACAACTTCCCGGGAGCTGCTAGTCTCCAGGTTCTGAGACACGTGGGCCCTAGCAGTGGTGCTTTCAGGACACTCTGTGGCCTCCAGTGCTGCCCTAAGCCTCCCACAAAGCTGAGATGTGTTTCTCCCCTTTTGCTTGCCCCACCAGAGTCAATGCCAGGGACTCCCTGCAGATTTACAGGCGCCCCAGTCCGTTCTCCAGTACTGTTCACCCGGAAGGGGGTTCGACGGCACGGGTAAGTTGCAGTCACGAGTGCTGTACCCCGAGGACAGGGCCGTGTGGAGAATGTGTGGTCTGAGGTCCCCCAAGCTGAGGTTAAGCAGTCTTCAGAATGGAAGCACTCTGTCTCCAAGGGTGCTGCTCACATGGGAGTGATGGTGGGTGGAGCACAGAGAGATGGAGTGAGAGGCAGGAATGCTTCCCAGCTGTGGGTGAGAGACACAGATGGATACCAAAGCGGGAGCCCCCCCAGCACTGAGCCGATCAGGTTGGCGATGGCAGATGCCCAGGGCAGTCTCTGAAGTGCCCAGAACACACAGCGAGGGACAGTGCTGTCATAAAGAATAGAGGGAAATTGTTAGCCATGGCAGAATCCAtgtactgtgtttttaaaataaaatgctgaggAAGGACTGTGTATAGGAGACAGATGGGAATAGAGATGTGTGAGTGGACACATGTGCAGGTAtgtcggggtgtgtgtgtgggtgtggttttgtgtgtggtgtgtggtcacatgtatatgtgtgtgaatggtgtgtgtgtgttacatggACTCTGTGTCTGTCCTTCACAGGAAAAGACCAGCACGGCTGCTGGCTTTAGGGCCATATTTCTGTTCCTGCTCTGGGGTGGCTTCCACTGGTTTTATCTGCGTCactatttattttagagatgggatctcactctgtcacccaggatggattGCAGTGGTGGGAcaggcctcactgcagcctccacctcccggactgAAGTATtctttctacctcagcctcctgagtagctgaaactgcaggagtgtgccaccacacccagccaatttatttatgtcttaagagatggggtctcactctgttgcctgggttggtttggaacttctggtctcaagcaagcctctggcctcagcctcccatagcaggggtattacaagcatgagccactgtgctaggctGTGGGGAAATCCTTTTGAGCAGGCTTTGTGAGGCGGCCAGTTTCTGGAGGTTACAGGTGACTTCCACTTCTCTGTGGCATGGGGTCACCTCACCCACACTTCCCCAGGACTTCAGGGAACAGGCTCTTGAGACTTGGAAATGAAAGGGGATCAGCCCAGCCTGGAGGAACAGTGACACTGGCATCCAAGCTCTGCCCCTTGCCTGTACTTCCAGCGAAGATTTGGAGACACACTCAGTGGAAACGATCGAGCCCCCAGCCTTCCCCCACCCAGCCTCAGCCGCCAAAGTTCCCTCACTCCATGTGGCACACGGGCTCACGGGATTTTCTCTGCTCATGCATCGCTCATGGGACACCTGCTGCCCGGGTGCACCGAGTCCCCTCGGTTCCTCCGCAGCCTCGGGCCAGATGATGATTTACAGTCACCTCGCGTGAAGCCACATGACGCCTGGTCTGGAAGCAGAGAAGATCCGCTCAGCATGAGGTTGAATCCCAAGCCCGCATCTCTGTGGGCTACAGGACAATCCTATGGAAGAGTCTCTGTTGGTTCATTGTTCACATCGAGTGAGAATCGCCTGAAAGTGAGTACACCACTGGCACCTCCGCCCTGGCACAGCCCTGTGCCAGGCCTCCATTGCATGCAGTCCATCGCCTCCCCTCGGAGTGGGCCTGCGGCCGCAGACAGCATTGTCCCAAGAAGACAGCCTGAGTAGATGAACGGAACAAACTGGAAACTCCGGAAACAAGCCCTTCTTAACATTTCTGCTGTTTGGCTTAAATGGAAGGTGCCAAGACAAGGCAATGGGGAGAAATGGAAGCGTTTTTAATGAATGTGCTGCAGCAGCTTGATAACCACATGCCAAACACTCACAGCTGAGTTCCACATAGAAAGCAATGCAGAATCCATCACAGACCTCATATTAAGAGGGAATAACTTAACATTCCTACAAAAATCATAGAATATCTTTGTGATGTTTTAGGCAAACTTTTATTTACgccaaaaacaaattttcaaaaaaaagatacatttgactttaaacatttaaaattattctttcaattgtcaccattaagagaatgaaaatataagccacagactgaaataaaatatttgcaagtcatatactTGGATCGGGAATATTTAAAGAATCGtgaaaactcaacaataagaaaacagctcagtttttaaatgagcaaatgagTTGAGCATACTCTTCACCAAGGCAACCATATCCGCGAGAAATAAAGCACACAAAatagtgctcaacatcatttgaCATCAGGGAACCACAAAAGATAGCGCTGCACCcctattagaatggctacaaAAACGAGTAACGATACCACCCaggtacggtggttcacacctgaaatcccagagctttgggtggcccatgaggcaggaggatgccttcAGGCCTGGAGATAGAGatgagtctgggcaacatagcaagaccctgtctcttaaaaaaaataataattaaaaagaaggtGATGactaccaagtgttggtgaagacaTCGGAGAACTGGAAGTCTCATCCATTGCTCATGGGGATGAAAGATGATGCCACATTGGCAGGCACTCTGGCAAAGCTTCAGATGCGGAGCATATATTATCATGTGACCCAGCACTCCCACTCCCAGGTTCTTACCCAAGAGCATGGAAAACAGCATGTGTGCACACGTAGCAGGTGTTTTGCTTTGCTAGAGATTCCACAAGCAGGAACCACACATGGGGTGTTGGaacaagaaatgtattttctcacatatctggaagctggaagtcccaGAGCACAGTGtctgcagggttggtttctcTGAATTCCTCTCTCCTTGCCTTGTAGACGGCCACCTGTTCTCTACGTCCTCCCACAGTCTTCCTCTATTTGTGTGTCTGTCATAATCTCCCCTTCTTAAAAGGATACCAGTCACTCTGGATAGGGCTCACCCTAATAGCCTCATCTAACGTCAGTTACCTCtttcaagaccctgtctcctcaTACAGTCACATTCTAGGTCACTGGGTGTCAGTATGTCAACCTATGAATTTGGAGGAGGATATAGTTCAGCCCATAATACAAGGATTGGGAGGAAGGGTGCTGTGCCACCACTGAGATCCTGTTCCATGATCCAGGCATCCTTGAAGTACCATTACTCTGAAATGACTAGTAATGAACTTGAATTTAAGAGTAAGCTCAACGTCAACAAGGTCTTTGTTCATCCTGTGAATTGTGCTTCACTTCCCCACAGGAAGCCGATGATGAACCGAGTCTATCTTCACTTGGGTAAGTTCATAAGCTTAATGGGAATGTTTTACCTATCTGTACCAGAGTCGTCTGGTTGGCCTCACAACCAGGGTTTCCAAAAGCCTCTTTGAGCCAGTGTTGTGCCATGtaggtcattttattttagaggctAAGAGTCAAAGGTCACACACATTTTCAATCTTCACAGACTCTTTATGATGACTTTCCCAAAAGGATGGCGCAGTTCACCCTTCCTTCAACTGTGTCACTCTTTCAGCCTGAGATACTAACTTtagttttattcaaataaaatgtaatatttccaTATGCATTTCTTTACTACCTGTAAgacagcattttttcatgttttgaccattttacagtttttcttgTGTGAATTTATGATTTGGATTATCAAACGCAACAGCTCTTTGTGTATTAGAAACCCTATGGGATCTTTCACAGTGTAGAGGTTGCGAACTTTTCTGAAGCCAAAtttgttaacatttctttttctcttgctttaaaAAGCCCTCATTACTCTAAGGTTATATAAATATTCTCCAATATTCTTTGcttatatagttacatatatatatatatttttttgagatggagtctcactctgtcgcccaggctggagtgcagtggcgcggtcttggatccctgcaagctccacctcccgtgttcacaccattctcctgcctca
This sequence is a window from Papio anubis isolate 15944 chromosome 5, Panubis1.0, whole genome shotgun sequence. Protein-coding genes within it:
- the ZDHHC11 gene encoding probable palmitoyltransferase ZDHHC11 isoform X5, whose translation is MSLLHFSKPGRGLVGKGSRWCPASGFTWVSLVNARDSLQIYRRPSPFSSTVHPEGGSTAREADDEPSLSSLGSQI